The genomic interval TTTATTATGCGAATTTAAGCCCCGTTGTTGGTTCAGAGCAGGGGGGACTTAGACCAGTCTTGGTCATTCAAAATGATGTTGGTAATAAATATAGTCCAACGGTAATTGTAGCGGCAATTACCTCGCAAATTAGTAAAGGAAAATTGCCCACGCATGTTGAACTTACATCGAAGGATTGTCAACTTGAAAAAAATTCGGTTGTTTTATTAGAACAACTTCGAACAATTGATAAACGTCGATTAAAGGAAAAGGTAACGCAATTACCTGATGACTTTATGCTGAAAGTGGATGAGGCAATTCAAATCAGCATTGGTTTGGTTCAGTTTTAAAAATGGCGAGCAATGCTCGCTATTTTTATGCATAAAAATAAATAAAATAATGAGGAAATAGGGAGAAATATGAAGAAATTTATACAGTTTATACTTGTTATGATGATGATGTCTTTTGCCGTTTCCATGATAGGATGCGGGAATCGCGCTGATAAGAATGTCAATGCGGAAAATTCAACAAATACCGCTGCAAAGGCGAATACGCATCTCAAAATAAAGATGCTTGATATTGGACAAGGGGATGCAATTCTGATCAAAACGGGGGAGCAAGTGATTTTAATTGATACTGGTGACGTTGATATGCGTGATAAGTTGGTTGATTTATTAAAAAAAGAGGATATTCATCGTATTGATAAACTTATTATTTCACATCCGCATGCCGATCATTTAGGTGGCGCATATGCAGTATTAAAAAATTTTGAAGTGAAGCAGATTTATGATAATGGACAGCCTACGACGACTTCTACGTACCGTACATATATGAAATTGATCAATCAAAAGAAAATACCATATAAACAACTTTTAGATTCAGATAATCTCGATTTTGGAAATGGCGTTAGTTTTAAGGTTTTCAGTCCAACCGCAAGTGAAATTAAAACGGGTGGAGATTTAAATAATAATTCAATTGTTGGCAAGTTGACATATCAAAAATTTTCTATGCTCTTTACTGGAGACTGTGAAACGGAACGAGAGAAAGTGATTTTGAAAAAATATGGAAATCAGCTAAAAAGTACAATATTGAAAAGCCCACATCATGGCAGTAAAACTTCATCAAACCGTAACTATTTAAAAGCAATTGATCCAGAAGCTGTATTGATTTCCTGTGGTAAAAATAATGATTATAAACATCCGCATGATGTAACTTTGAATAAATATGAAGATTTAAAACTGAATATTTATCGTACGGATAAAGATGGCTCAGTTACAATTGATACAGATGGAATTTCTTATTCGATTGAAAAGGAGAATAGATAATGAAGGCAGTCATTGATCGATTTGAAGAAAATAAGGCGGTTTTACTTGTTGGGGAAGAGGAAATAAGCATTGTGTTTCCAAAAAAATATTTACCTCAAGATAGCAAAGAAGGGGATTATTTAAAACTAGAAATTTCCTATGATCGAGAATTGACCAAACAGGCGAATTTGGAAGCAGCGGCCTTACAAGCCTTGGTCATGAAGCAAAATAAATAAAGCTTCATATCTGGGCAGGCGTTATTGTCTTTTAAATCATAAGAGACAATAGGGTCTGTCTTTATTTAGTGTCAAAAATTTTGTTTGTTCAAACGGTATTTAGTGGTAAAATAAATTGTCGTTGAAAAATTTGAGGTATTTTATCAAATTAAATTATAAAATAGGGGCGGAGGCTTTGAAAAAAAGAATTTTTTTTGCGTGTTTATGTCTATGGATACTATTGACGCAAATTGTTTGTGCGGCGCCAAATAATCAAGTAAAATATAGAATAAGCAGTTTTAGCTATTTTGTGAACGAAAAGACGGATGTTCAACCAGGTGGATTAAGCTTAGAAATAGGTTTAAATAAACCTACAGATGCGTTTATAACGAAGATTGACGATACGAATCCTTCTGCATTAGTATTAGAGTTAAAGCAAGCACGATTAGGTAAAATCAAAAGTTTTGTTGCATTAAATCAATCTCTTGCTAAGAATATAAAGTTTGAGCAGGTGGATAAATCTACGGTTCGCATTACAATTCAACTCACAAAGGATGTGAATGCGACCAATTACAAAGTATATACTTTACCTAAGGATGCGCGGGCAAAAAAACCATTTCGTATTGTCCTAGATTTTCAGGATGGCTCTAAATTTTTTTCTTCCGCAGGAGTGAAAGGGAAAACGATCATTTTAGATCCGGGACATGGCGGTAGTGATCCGGGTGCAATTGGACCGAATCGTGTACGAGAGAAAGATGTAACGTTAAATGTAGCAATGAAGGTAAAGTATCTATTGCAAGATGCTGGTGCACGTGTTATTATGACGCGTAGTGATGATCGGGATGTGTATGGGCCAAATGCGAGTGATAAAGAAGAATTGCAGGCGCGTGTTAATGTTGCGCGAAAGAATACAGCCGATATTTTTGTCAGCATTCATGCAAATTCATTTATCAATCAAGCGGCGCATGGAACGTCGACTTATTATTACGAAAAGTCTACTTATGATAGCAGACTTGCGGAATCTTTACAAAATGGATTAGTCGAGTTTGGTGGCTTGTACGATCGAGGTATTCAAGAGGCGAATTTTTATGTAGTGAAACGAACCAATATGCCGGCTGCGCTTGTTGAGTTGGCTTTCATATCGAATCCAAAAGAGGAAAGATTGTTGAATTCAGCAGAGTTTCAACAAAAATTAGCCGAAGGTATTTGTAAAGGATTAAGTGATTTCTTTAGTCAAACAGCTAAGTAGAAAGGTGATAGTTATGTTAAAAGTTTCTAAGTATTTTATTATGATTTTGGCTATTATGTTTTTTGTAATAACTGCTGGATGCAGCAAAGAAAATGGTGGAAATGATGAAAAGGTAAATCCTGATAATCAGGTAGCCACGGAACAAGAAAAGAGCGCAAAAGACACAAAGAAAATACCAGCAGATAAAAATCATAATTTAAAAGTATATTATGCCAATGCCGATGGTACAAAACTTATCGTTGGAGCAAATGTAAAAGAAGTTGCTGGTGAAGATAAATATACGACCGTGATGAAGCAGTTAATTGCTGGCACAAGCGATAAAGAGGCTGTTTCTATCATTCCGAAAGGCACGAAGCTTAGGAGTGTAAAAATAGAAAATGGGCGAGCTTATGTTGATTTTTCGCATGAATTAATCAAAAATTTTAATGGTGGTTCTGCGGGCGAAATTATGTTGGTTGGTTCAATTGTAAATACTTTAACTGAATTTCCGGAAATAAAAACTGTACAAATTTTAGTTGATGGAAAAAAGATAGAAACCATTTCTGGGCATATGGATACAAGTGAGCCATTGAAACGTTTTTCAGATTTAATAAAAAAATAAGTATACATTACAAAAAAAGTCTGATAAGATAAAAAAGAATTGTATATGTTTTTATCCACTAGGGGGGCATTTTTGCTGAGAGGTTTTAAACCGACCCTTGGAACCTGTTGGTTAAGACCAGCGTAGGGAAGTGGCAAATTTGCTTTTTTTTAAAGCCATTTAGCTGCTGTGCTAAATGGCTTTATTTTTATTTATTGATTGGGGGAGAAGAAATGGAAATGACACAGATGCAAGCAGCACGAAAAGGAAAAATCACGGACGAAATGCAAATCGTCGCAAAGCAAGAAAACATGGATGTCAATATCATCCGAGATCGTATCGCAGAGGGAACCATCACAATTTGTGCAAATGTAAATCATACATCATTGATTCCGCGTGGTGTGGGAAAAGGATTATCTACAAAGGTAAATGCAAATATCGGTACTTCGAGCGCATATCCGGATATTGAGCCTGAACTATTAAAATTAGATGCAGCGATAAAAGCTGGTGCTGATTCTGTGATGGATCTAAGCACGGGGAATAATATTGATCTGTCAAGAAAAGCAATCATTGATAAGTCTACAGTTATGGTTGGTACAGTGCCAATTTATCAAGCAACAGTAGATGCAATCAAAAAACATGGTGCTGTTGTAGATATGACAGGAGATGATTTACTGCAGGTGATTGCAACGCAGGCAAAAGATGGCGCAGATTTTATGACAATTCATTGTGGTGTGACACGTGAAGTTATTAACCGCATGTGTAATCAAGGTCGTGTTATGGATGTTGTAAGCAGAGGCGGTTCGTTTATTACGGGATGGATGCTCCATAACCAGAAGGAAAATCCACTTTATGAAAGATATGACGATATCTTAGATATTTGTGCGCAATATGATGTTACGATTAGCTTAGGAGACGGATTGCGTCCGGGGTGTTTAGCAGATGCAACCGATCGTGCGCAATTACAAGAACTTATCATACTAGGCGAACTTGTAGATCGTGCTTGGGCGAGAGGGGTACAAGTTTTAGTTGAAGGGCCTGGACATGTACCTTTTGACCAGATTGCTGCGAATATGAAATTGCAAAAACAACTGTGTAAAGATGCGCCGTTCTATGTACTTGGGCCGTTGGTAACAGATGTAGCACCTGGATACGATCATATAACGTCTGCGATAGGTGGCACACTCGCAGCTGCAAACGGGGCGGATTTTTTATGTTATGTAACACCAGCAGAGCATTTGGCATTGCCGACAATTGAAGATGTGCATGAAGGTGTAATTGCATCTAGAATTGCAGCACATGCTGCAGATATCGTAAAAGGTGTACCAGGAGCGAAAGAATGGGATTTGAAAATGGCGAAGGCAAGAAAAGCGTTGGACTGGCAGAAGCAAATAGAACTTGCCATAGATCCTAAAAAAGCGCAAGCCAAACGCGGAGCAAGAAATGTAGAAGGTGCAGAAGCTTGCTCTATGTGCGGAGATTATTGCGCAATGAAAATTGTTGGTGAATATCTAGATAAACCAGTTGATTTATGCGATTAAATACAAATTTAGAAGTGATTCTATAAGATGAGATATAGACTTTGAGGTTCGGGTATTTTATTTGAAGGGGAATTACATATTTTATCTTATCAGCATGTTTGACTGAAATTTTCCATTTTTTTAAAGGAATGTGTAAACGAATGACGAATTCATCCTATAGATAAAAGTTAACTATTAACTATACAATCGATTAGGAGGGATAAAAATGAAAAAAATTAGTAAAATTTTAGTGCCAGTTGATGGTTCTGTTAATGGTTGTAAAGCTGTAGATTATGCGATTTTTTTAGCTGAAAAAAGCGAGGCGAAACTAGATTTTGTTTATGTTGCTAGTAGTATCAACAAGGATATTCCTAGTGATATTGTTTTTGATAAAATTTGGGGCAAGATACCTGCGCATATCATTGCAGAAAAACATATAGAAAATGGAAATATTCCTCGTGCTATCATAAAAGTAGCAGAACAATGTCAAAGTGATATGATCGTTATGGGCAGTCGAGGACTTGGAATTTTAAAAGGTGCGTTGATTGGCAGCGTCAGCCAAAAAGTCACTGAAGAATCAAAATGTCCTGTTATGGTCGTTAAATAAAATTTTATGGAAATAAAAAATAGGTTACTCACATTTTGAGTAACCTATTTTTATTAGGCGTTATAAGTAAAAAACAGAGGTATGTACCTCTGTTTTTCAATATTTGTTTAAGCAAAATAACGTTTTAATAAACCACTGAAACCACAACCATGACGTGCTTCATCTTTAGCCATTTCATGAACGCTGTCGTGGATGGCATCTAGATTTTGTTGTTTTGCAAGTATTGCTAATTCTTTTTTACCTGCACATGCTCCATGTTCGGCAGCAGCGCGTAGTTCAAGATTTTTCTTTGTACTAGGTGTAACTACTTCACCAAGCATTTCGGCAAATCTAGCAGCATGATCGGCTTCTTCAAAAGCGTAACGTTTAAAGGCTTCGGCGATTTCAGGATAACCTTCTCTGTCTGCTACACGACTCATTGCGATATACATACCGACTTCAGTACATTCACCAACAAAGTTCTGACGTAACCCTTCTACGATTTTAGGATCTATTCCATCAATGATGCCTACACGATGCTCATCGGCGTAAACAACATCACCTGTTTGTTCTTTAAATTTGGATGCTGGTGCTTTACAAATTGGGCAAGCTGCAGGAGCTTCTGTCCCTTCATGAACATATCCACAAATACTACAAATAAATTTTGACATTAAATCTACCTCCAAAAATGTTTTATAAAATACACTTTATTTTAATTGATGCAATCACGATTAGAAGCATGGCGCTTGTATTTGTGATTGACTATGGTTATATTATAACGAATGAGGCTTAAAAATTAAATCAATGAATTTCTTTAAAATCATTGATTTTAGTCAGATATAAAACGATTTGCTAGTTCATACAACATTTTACGAATAATTACTAAAAATATTTTATTATTAACAAATAATAATTATTAAAAATAAAGATGCATTGCATATAAGTATTACAGGGATTCATTTTTATGGTAAAATCATTTATATATAAATAGAGAATGAATGAAAAGACTACATAAAATCTGCTTCGTTATGAAGTTATGATTCATTTTCAAATGAAAAAGGTGAGTAAGTGGAATTAAAAGATGTTGGTGAATTTGGCTTTATTGATTTAATAAAAGAAGGGTGCATCGTGAATCAAGAGAATGTTGTAGTTGGAATCGGTGATGATGCAGCAGTAATCAAACCAACTCCTGGTAGATTGCAATTAATCAGTACGGATATGCTGATGGAAGGTGTACATTTCGATTTAGCGTTTATGTCACCGTTTCAGTTAGGATACAAATCAATTGCGGTAAATTTAAGTGATATTGCTGCCATGGGTGGAGTACCAAAGCAATTGGTTATATCAATTGCTTTGCCTAAAAAAATATCTATGGATGTTATTCTTGAAATTTATCGAGGGATGAAGGCACTTGCACATCGTTTTCATGTGAATATTATTGGCGGTGATACGATTGCTAGCTCTGGAGGCATTGTGATTAATGTAACCGTAATGGGAGAGGTTTGTGCTGAGAAACTACAAAAAAGAAGCGGAGCACAGCTTGGTGATTTGGTTGCTGTTACAGGATCATTGGGAAATTCAGCGGCGGGGCTTGCCTTATTGCAAGCAGGCGGCTTTACTGCATATGATTTTAGTGAACCATTGATTCAATCGCATTTAATGCCCTTGCCGCAAATTGATATGGCGAATCATATTGCGGAATATGCGCATAGTATGAATGATATTAGTGATGGACTTGCCAGTGAAGCAAGTGAAATTGCATCTGCAAGCCAAATTGGCCTGCGTTTATATGAAGAGAAAATTCCACTGACCCAAGAGCTGATACAAGCGAGTCGCATATTAGGAAAGTCAGCTTTAGAGTTTGCTTTATATGGTGGAGAAGATTATCAATTGATTTTTACGATTGCACCAGAGAAATATGCGCTTTTAAGCAAGTGTCAGATGATCAATTCGATTACGATCATTGGGGAAGTGACGAAGATGCATACAGGGGTAGAATTGGTTCAGCGAAATCAAGAGATTGCCCGACTAGAACCTAAAGGGTATAATCATTTTAGATAGAAGTAATAGGAGTGTTAAACATGCAGTTAAAAACGACGTCACCAGAGGAGACTTATGCATTGGGGAAACAGTTATCTCACTATGTATCCGATGGCGTAGTTCTTTGTTTAGAAGGAGATTTAGGCGCTGGAAAAACTTTGTTTGTGCAAGGTATCGCCAATGGGTTAAAAGTGATAGACGAAGTGACAAGTCCAACGTTTACGATTATGAATATATATCAAGGCGAAAAAACAATCTATCATTTTGATTTATATCGTTTAGATTTAGCAGAAGAGTTGTTAGACATTGGTTTTTACGAATACACGCAGCAAGAAGATGACGTTATTGTAATAGAATGGCCTAATAAATTTATCGAGGAATTGCCAGAAGAATATCTATGGATCGAAATTTGCCGCGGATCAATTGAAAATGAACGAATTTTTAAGATCCGTTTACAAGGCGAAAAGTATAAAGAGATCTACAAGGAGTTGGAGAAAAATTGCTAATTTTAGCATTGGATACGGCGACATTAGTATCAAGCGTCGCGGTTACATCGGGAGAAAAGTTATTAGCAGAGCTTACTTTACAAACTAAATTGACACATTCGGAAGTTTTAATGCCGCATATAAAACAAATTTTAGAAATGACGAAAGTGGATAAAAATAAAATTGAAGCAATTGCAGTGAGTATTGGACCGGGTTCGTTTACAGGTCTTCGTATTGGACTCGCGACTGTAAAAAGTATTGCATATGTACTGAACATTCCTATTATCGGAGTTTCAACACTTGCTGCGCTTGCTTATAATTATGCTGTTGAGGGGGTTTACCTTGCACCTATGTTAGATGCGCAAAAAGGAAATGTTTATGCGGCCTTGTATACTTGGGAGCAGGGGGAATTAAAAGAAATTTATGAACCAGCAGTAAAACCATTTGATCAAGTTGTAGAGTTTTGCCAAACTTTGGATAAAACTGTGGTGCTACAAGGCGAAGTAGCGGTAAAACAAGCGGAGAAAATAAAAAATATTGGCGGGAATATTCGATTGGCAATGCCACATATGATTATGCCTCGTGCAGCAAGTGTAGCGATGCTGGGTAAACATATGATGGAACAAGGCATCCTACATAATGTTATGGATCTAGAGCCATTTTATATTAGACGATCAGAAGCTGAAGAACTTTGGGAACGAAGAAATGGAATAAAAAATGACTGAGATTGTGTTTCGCAAAATGGTGGAAGCGGATATTGATCATGTTGTTTCTGTAGAAAATGCGTCGTTTAGTTCTCCGTGGGCCAGGCAGTCGTTTTGCGAAGAATTAGAAAATCAGTTGGCTTATTATTTACTTGCAACTTCTGGCGATGCTGTAATCGGCTATGTAGGGATGTGGATTATTATTGATGAAGCACATATTACCAATGTTGCTGTTTTACCAAGTCATCGAAGGCTGGGAATTGGTGAGGCTATGATGCAGGAGGCTTTGGTTGTGGCTAAATCAAAAGGCGCTTGCGCAATGACCTTAGAAGTGAGAGCATCCAATCTTGCTGCAAAGAATTTATATGAGAAATTAGGCTTTGAATCAAGTGGTGTTCGAAAAAATTACTATGAAGATACACAGGAAGATGCAATTATTATGTGGCTTCGTGATATAAATAAATAAAAAAAGGGCGCTTTCGCGCGCCTCGGGTGATTGGTAATATACTATATGTTAAGATCTCCGTTTTGGTTACTCATCTTATGTTTTTTCATTTTAGAAAGATTGAAAATGAGAATGAGGGCTATAGGGATTTTAGGTAGAGAAACGGGATTTAAGTGTCAGTGTAATGATGGGGGTAATAGATTGAATAAGGAAAAAATGAAGGAAAAAACATGTCTAACTTTAGCAATTGAGACGAGTTGTGATGAGACGTCTGCGGCGATTGTTGCCGATGGTCGTACAATTTTGGCAAATATTATTTCGACGCAAATTCCAGTGCATCAAAAGTTTGGCGGCGTTGTGCCTGAAATTGCTTCACGGAAACATATTGAGCATGTAATTCCTGTGGTAGATGAATGTTTAAAACGAGCGAATGTTAAATTAACAGATATTGATCATATTGGTGTAACCTATGGACCTGGTTTAGTAGGCGCGTTGCTGGTAGGTGTTGCAGCAGCAAAAGCATTGTCTTATACATTAGATGTGCCGCTTATTGGGGTAAATCATTTAGAAGGACATATTTTCGCTAACTTTTTAGCCAATCCGGAACTTGAACCTCCGTTTATTGCTTTGGTTGTGTCAGGGGGGCATACTTCACTTGTATATGTAAAAGGATACAATGAATTTGAGCTTCTTGGGCAGACACGAGATGATGCAGCGGGTGAAGCGTTTGATAAAGTTGCACGTGTTATGGGGCTTCCTTATCCGGGTGGACCGCAGATTGATAAATTAGCTGCACAGGGAAATCCAGATGCGATCTTATTTCCGAAAGCGCTAAATGAAAAAGGTAATTTTGAGTTTAGTTTTAGTGGACTTAAATCTGCAGTTCTTAACTATTTGAATAGTGCAAAGCAAAAAGACGAAGAAATTAATTATGCAGATGTCGCGGCAAGTTTTCAAAAAGCTGTTGTTGATGTTTTGACGGAAAAAGCGCTGCGTGCAGTGCAGCAAACAAAAGTAAAAACACTGGTACTTGCAGGTGGGGTTGCCGCAAATCGTTGTTTAAATGCGCAATTTACGATGAACTGTGAGAAAGAAGGTATAAATTTCTATCATCCGAGTATAATTTTATGTACGGACAATGCTGCTATGATTGCTTGTCGTGCATACTATCAAAGTCAGGTTGGACACTATGCAGATTTATATTTAAATGCAGTTCCCAGTTTAAAGTTGACAAACCTTTGAGTTTGAAGGCAAGAGCTGAAAATACCGTTGAATTTTGTTAGCAGGTATGCGTTTGTATTTTGTATTTTTTATATTTTCTTAGATTTATGAATTTTCCAAAGGAATTCATTCACTTAGGTTGAACTGTATAGTCTATGCTAAGTTATTGGGAGGATTTTTTGTAATATGGGATTTCTTTTGGATAAATGTCGACAGTTGACCAATTTATCTGCTTTACAAATTGATTTTTTAAATAAACTGAGTGCAACTTTTCCTTTGGTTTCTGATTTATCGCATGCACATTTAACCGTATACGCGAAGGCTGCGGAAAAAGATGCACTTGTTGTAATCGCACAAATTGATCCACATACTAGTTTTAGTCAATATAGGCCTAATATTCTTGGAAGTACAGTTCGTGCGGCAGAAGAGCCTATGATTTGGAGGACGATGCTTACTGGCCAAGCAATTAAAGGAAAGCGCGAATGGGCCTGGGGTTTTATGTTAGATATGTACACGTTTGCAATTTATGATTATGAAGGAACTGTAATTGCAAGTGTCAGCTTTGAAACGAATTCTGAGGAATTGCGTATCGAGGGTTATAATTATCTACTAGAGACTGCTTATACGATGCTGCTAAATTCTAAACTACCGATTGATAGAGAGCTATATCGTCCCTTATCCGCAAGTGATGGAATTATTATAACAGACAGACGTAGTAAAATTGTTTTTGCGAATACTGCTGCCAGCAGTATTTATAAAGTGCTCGGTGTTGGCAAAATGGTGGGACATCATATTTTTGACCGACAAATTACGATGCATATTACCAAGGAAACTACAGTTAGTCAAAGACCTTATGAAAAAGAAGTAGAAGCTGGAAATTTAGTTTTAGTACAAAGAAATATTCCTTTAATAAAAAACGAACAATTGGTAAGAACTGTGATTGTCGTTTCCGATGTTACAGAATTGAGAAAAAAAGAAAAAGAGTTGTTAATTAAATCGGCGGTTATCCAAGAGATTCACCATCGTGTTAAAAATAATTTGCAAACAATAGCAAGTTTATTGAGGTTACAATCAAGGCGTACGAATTCTGAAGAGGTTAAAGCGGCACTGAAAGAAAGTGTGAATCGAATTCTCAGTATTTCGGTTGTTCATGAATTTTTATCACAACAAGATGCAGAAATTATTGATGTGGTAGAAGTTGCGAAAAATATTTTAGATTTAGTGATACAGAATATGTTAGAGCCGGAGTTTAAGCTCAATACAAAATTTCGAGGAGAAACCATCATTTTACCTTCTGAACATGCGAGCAGCTTAGCTTTAGTTGTAAACGAATTGATTCAAAATTCGATTGAACATGGTTTTATTGGTTTAAAGGAAGGAACAATTGGTTTAGACATTACAACAAATGAGGATAGCTATTTAATCGATCTCTATGATGATGGAACGGGAATTCCCGATGATTTCAATCCGCAGGCTTCAAAAAGTTTAGGCCTTCAAATTGTTAGAACTTTAATTGAGGATGATCTGAGCGGAACTTTTCTATTATACAAGGATCATGGTACGCATGCGAAAATAAAGATTCCTCGTAAATTGGAGGGTGGAAATAACAGATGAGAGCTTTAAGAATTGTAATTGCTGATAACGAGTCAATTATTCGAATGGATTTAAAAGAACTTTTAGAAGAAGCCGGACATGAAGTTGTTGGTGAGGCAACGGATGGTGTCAAGGCGATTGATTTGACTCGAAAGTTTAAACCTGATTTGGTTATTATGGATATTAAGATGCCGGAAATGGATGGAATTGCTGCGGCAAAGGTTATTTCTAACGATAAAATTGCGCCAGTGCTCTTATTAACAGCCTTTAGCCAAAAAGAAATTGTTGACAAAGCTAAAGATTCTGGCGTACTTGCCTATTTAGTAAAACCAGTCAAAGAAAGCAATCTATTCCCGGCAATAGAAATTGCGTTGTCTAGATTCCAAGAAATTATGGAGCTTGAACATGAGCTTGATAACGTAAAGAATTCTTTGGAAATGCGTAAAATTCTTGATCGTGCAAAGGGCATTTTAATGGACGCCTATGGATTAAATGAAAGTGAAGCGTATCGAAGAATTCAGCAGTATAGTATGGCAAAGCGAAAGA from Massilibacillus massiliensis carries:
- the tsaD gene encoding tRNA (adenosine(37)-N6)-threonylcarbamoyltransferase complex transferase subunit TsaD, encoding MKEKTCLTLAIETSCDETSAAIVADGRTILANIISTQIPVHQKFGGVVPEIASRKHIEHVIPVVDECLKRANVKLTDIDHIGVTYGPGLVGALLVGVAAAKALSYTLDVPLIGVNHLEGHIFANFLANPELEPPFIALVVSGGHTSLVYVKGYNEFELLGQTRDDAAGEAFDKVARVMGLPYPGGPQIDKLAAQGNPDAILFPKALNEKGNFEFSFSGLKSAVLNYLNSAKQKDEEINYADVAASFQKAVVDVLTEKALRAVQQTKVKTLVLAGGVAANRCLNAQFTMNCEKEGINFYHPSIILCTDNAAMIACRAYYQSQVGHYADLYLNAVPSLKLTNL
- a CDS encoding sensor histidine kinase → MGFLLDKCRQLTNLSALQIDFLNKLSATFPLVSDLSHAHLTVYAKAAEKDALVVIAQIDPHTSFSQYRPNILGSTVRAAEEPMIWRTMLTGQAIKGKREWAWGFMLDMYTFAIYDYEGTVIASVSFETNSEELRIEGYNYLLETAYTMLLNSKLPIDRELYRPLSASDGIIITDRRSKIVFANTAASSIYKVLGVGKMVGHHIFDRQITMHITKETTVSQRPYEKEVEAGNLVLVQRNIPLIKNEQLVRTVIVVSDVTELRKKEKELLIKSAVIQEIHHRVKNNLQTIASLLRLQSRRTNSEEVKAALKESVNRILSISVVHEFLSQQDAEIIDVVEVAKNILDLVIQNMLEPEFKLNTKFRGETIILPSEHASSLALVVNELIQNSIEHGFIGLKEGTIGLDITTNEDSYLIDLYDDGTGIPDDFNPQASKSLGLQIVRTLIEDDLSGTFLLYKDHGTHAKIKIPRKLEGGNNR
- a CDS encoding ANTAR domain-containing response regulator; its protein translation is MRALRIVIADNESIIRMDLKELLEEAGHEVVGEATDGVKAIDLTRKFKPDLVIMDIKMPEMDGIAAAKVISNDKIAPVLLLTAFSQKEIVDKAKDSGVLAYLVKPVKESNLFPAIEIALSRFQEIMELEHELDNVKNSLEMRKILDRAKGILMDAYGLNESEAYRRIQQYSMAKRKTIKEVAQAIIDSVIKNK